One window from the genome of Mumia sp. ZJ1417 encodes:
- a CDS encoding sortase domain-bontaining protein, translating into MKARTGLLGAATLLIVGCGGAPVVERAPTPQAERSASTTPTRTPSATRAPSPTPTPSPTAAPAPPTPPRDALLSIPTLGIRDLRVIAYRGKTDDDAGTRIQNRGHAASPYGRDGGAGPGGIGNYQVTAHRLSSTRAFLDLPDLERGDRVHVTAGGTRWTYEIVGTRSTSFRSARSLAEQRAAVPGHPGRQPERAHVTLSTCATPEDHAQGNFWVDEFDNPEHRIDKIGMLVRTERG; encoded by the coding sequence ATGAAGGCACGCACTGGCCTCCTGGGCGCGGCCACACTCCTAATCGTGGGATGTGGCGGTGCCCCGGTCGTCGAGCGCGCCCCCACGCCGCAGGCCGAGCGATCTGCGTCGACCACTCCGACGCGCACGCCCTCCGCGACGCGGGCGCCCTCACCAACCCCGACGCCGAGCCCCACCGCTGCTCCCGCACCTCCCACCCCGCCTCGCGACGCCCTCCTGTCCATCCCGACTCTCGGCATCCGCGACCTGCGCGTGATCGCCTACCGGGGCAAAACCGACGACGACGCCGGCACCCGGATCCAGAACCGTGGCCACGCCGCCAGCCCGTACGGGCGCGACGGCGGTGCGGGGCCCGGCGGGATCGGCAACTACCAGGTGACCGCGCACCGCCTCTCGTCCACGCGGGCGTTCCTGGACCTGCCGGACCTCGAGCGCGGCGACCGGGTGCATGTGACCGCCGGCGGCACGCGCTGGACGTACGAGATCGTCGGCACGCGCTCGACGTCGTTCCGCTCGGCGCGTTCGCTCGCGGAGCAGCGTGCTGCCGTCCCCGGCCACCCCGGTCGTCAGCCCGAACGCGCCCACGTCACGCTCTCGACCTGCGCGACGCCGGAGGACCACGCGCAGGGCAACTTCTGGGTCGACGAGTTCGACAACCCCGAGCACCGCATCGACAAGATCGGCATGCTCGTCCGCACCGAGCGCGGGTGA
- a CDS encoding YlcI/YnfO family protein, which yields MSTQIAVRLDEELVEFVDALVRRGEASSRAAVVARALERERRRKTAERDAAILAAARTDADMDDLAEFASRLPMDDID from the coding sequence ATGAGCACCCAGATCGCGGTACGCCTGGACGAGGAGCTTGTCGAGTTCGTCGATGCCCTCGTACGCCGCGGCGAGGCGTCTAGTCGTGCAGCGGTGGTCGCTCGGGCACTCGAACGGGAGCGGCGTCGCAAGACCGCAGAGCGCGATGCGGCAATCCTCGCTGCGGCCCGAACGGACGCGGACATGGACGATCTCGCCGAGTTCGCCTCCCGCCTTCCGATGGACGACATCGACTGA
- a CDS encoding MFS transporter: MTSPDQTLRRARIAVAVLFLTNGAIFANVLPRYPGIKDDLDLTNASYGLAIAALPVGALVAGLAAGVLIRRFRSSRVTVVGTILTGVGAFAIGLAPNLATFAAALFLLGAMDAITDVAQNAHGLRVQRRYGRSILNAFHAIWSAGAVLGGLMGAGAVALGLSPAVHLGLSSALFAAIAVAAFPFLLRGRDAEPVEPIETSEPDGTPPTPRARPTGPTPRTVLVLGALVLLGIADALVEDAGSTWAAVYLNESLGAAGSIAAFGYVALVGAQFVGRIIGDRLVDRFGQRAVVRVGGLITASGMGAALAFPTVPGTIAGFAAAGFGVATVIPAAMHGADELPGFKPGTGLTLLTWLMRVGFLVSPPIVGLVADATSLRVGLLVVPLAGITMLAFAGVLEGRRSPSATPPRER; this comes from the coding sequence GTGACCTCCCCCGACCAGACGCTGCGCCGCGCGCGGATCGCCGTGGCCGTGCTGTTCCTGACGAACGGCGCGATCTTCGCGAACGTCCTCCCCCGCTATCCCGGGATCAAGGACGACCTCGACCTGACCAACGCCTCGTACGGACTCGCGATCGCCGCGCTGCCCGTCGGAGCACTGGTCGCGGGGCTAGCGGCCGGCGTGCTCATCAGGCGCTTCCGGTCGTCGCGGGTCACGGTCGTCGGCACGATCCTCACCGGGGTCGGCGCCTTCGCCATCGGTCTCGCGCCCAACCTCGCGACGTTCGCCGCGGCGCTGTTCCTGCTCGGCGCGATGGACGCGATCACCGACGTGGCGCAGAACGCGCACGGGCTGCGGGTCCAGCGACGCTACGGGCGGTCGATCCTCAACGCGTTCCACGCGATCTGGTCCGCAGGCGCGGTGCTCGGTGGCCTTATGGGCGCGGGGGCGGTCGCGCTGGGTCTGTCACCGGCGGTCCATCTCGGCCTCTCGTCGGCGCTGTTCGCCGCGATCGCGGTCGCGGCGTTCCCGTTCCTGCTGCGCGGCCGCGATGCCGAGCCCGTGGAGCCCATCGAGACCAGCGAGCCCGACGGCACCCCACCGACGCCTCGCGCCCGACCGACCGGCCCCACCCCTCGTACGGTCCTGGTCCTCGGCGCGCTCGTCCTCCTCGGCATCGCGGACGCACTCGTGGAGGACGCGGGCAGCACGTGGGCGGCGGTCTACCTGAACGAGTCGCTCGGCGCGGCAGGGTCGATCGCCGCGTTCGGTTACGTCGCGCTGGTCGGCGCGCAGTTCGTCGGGCGGATCATCGGCGACCGGCTGGTCGACCGGTTCGGGCAGCGCGCCGTGGTCCGCGTCGGGGGCCTGATCACCGCGTCGGGCATGGGCGCCGCACTGGCCTTCCCGACGGTGCCGGGGACCATCGCCGGGTTCGCGGCCGCCGGGTTCGGCGTCGCGACCGTGATCCCCGCGGCGATGCACGGCGCCGACGAGCTCCCCGGTTTCAAGCCCGGCACGGGACTCACGCTGCTGACCTGGCTCATGCGGGTCGGATTCCTCGTCTCGCCCCCGATCGTCGGCCTCGTCGCGGACGCGACGAGCCTGCGGGTCGGCCTCCTCGTCGTCCCCCTCGCCGGCATCACGATGCTCGCGTTCGCCGGTGTGCTCGAGGGGCGGCGATCGCCGTCAGCCACACCGCCCCGAGAACGGTGA
- a CDS encoding type II toxin-antitoxin system PemK/MazF family toxin — MARLDKARPVLILTREAVRPYLTRVTVAPITSTIRGLSTEVEVGPVNGLDHVSVVSCDNIVTVPVASVGRQLGFLLDSQEAELADAVRAAFDLDW; from the coding sequence ATGGCGCGTCTCGACAAGGCGCGGCCGGTGTTGATCCTCACCCGCGAGGCCGTGCGGCCCTACCTCACCCGTGTGACCGTCGCTCCGATCACCAGCACCATCCGCGGCTTGTCGACCGAGGTGGAGGTAGGCCCCGTAAACGGACTGGACCACGTCAGCGTCGTGAGCTGCGACAACATCGTGACCGTCCCGGTGGCCTCGGTGGGCCGACAGCTTGGCTTCCTGCTCGACTCCCAGGAGGCCGAGCTGGCGGACGCGGTCCGCGCCGCCTTCGACCTGGACTGGTAG
- the ddaH gene encoding dimethylargininase — protein MTIMTGAALPTTTTRQQTAHPMPREATPRRFLMCRPEHFDVTYAINPWMDPSMPVDTVLAITQWETLRATYESLGHKVDLIRPVEGLPDMVYAANGGVVYDGKAVAASFTFAERQPEGAAYHAWFDEAGFRPTIQAGSTNEGEGDFLVVGRLILAGTGFRTSVAAHHEVREFFGAPVISLDLIDPRYYHLDTALAVLDERTIAYYPGAFSAASNAVLRQLFPDAILANDADASVLGLNAVSDGHHVVLTDKAVHLHECLRERGFHPIGVDLSELLKGGGSVKCCTLEVRA, from the coding sequence ATGACGATCATGACCGGGGCTGCGCTGCCGACGACGACGACGAGGCAGCAGACGGCACATCCGATGCCCCGCGAAGCGACACCACGCCGCTTCTTGATGTGCCGACCGGAGCACTTCGACGTGACCTACGCGATCAACCCGTGGATGGACCCGAGCATGCCGGTGGACACCGTGCTCGCCATCACGCAGTGGGAGACGCTGCGCGCCACGTACGAGAGTCTCGGTCATAAGGTCGACCTGATCCGCCCGGTCGAGGGCCTGCCCGACATGGTGTACGCCGCGAACGGCGGCGTCGTGTACGACGGCAAGGCGGTCGCGGCGAGCTTCACCTTCGCCGAGCGCCAGCCCGAGGGGGCGGCGTACCACGCGTGGTTCGACGAGGCCGGGTTCCGGCCGACGATCCAGGCCGGGTCCACCAACGAGGGTGAGGGCGACTTCCTCGTCGTCGGACGCCTGATCCTCGCCGGCACCGGCTTCCGTACCTCGGTCGCCGCGCACCACGAGGTGCGCGAGTTCTTCGGCGCCCCGGTGATCTCGCTGGACCTGATCGACCCGCGCTACTACCACCTCGACACGGCGCTGGCCGTGCTCGACGAGCGGACGATCGCCTACTACCCGGGCGCGTTCAGCGCGGCGAGCAACGCCGTCCTGCGCCAGCTGTTCCCCGACGCGATCCTCGCGAACGACGCGGACGCGAGCGTCCTCGGGCTCAACGCGGTCTCGGACGGCCACCATGTCGTCCTCACCGACAAGGCCGTGCACCTGCACGAGTGTCTGCGGGAGCGCGGTTTCCACCCGATCGGCGTCGACCTGAGCGAGCTGCTCAAGGGCGGCGGAAGCGTGAAGTGCTGCACACTGGAGGTCCGGGCATGA
- a CDS encoding bifunctional proline dehydrogenase/L-glutamate gamma-semialdehyde dehydrogenase, with protein MPDATAALAHDPGLEDEVEALVRQWLAVAAQVPTDRSAQQLADVLKDPAGLPFAVGFVDGVIRPEDARVAARAFAEHAQDVPSFLPWHLRAAIRVGAVAARVAPGLVIPMVRRVLRGMVGHLVVDASDRRLGQAIARIRSRGVRLNLNLLGEAVLGEREASRRLDGTERLLSRPDVDYVSIKVSATVAPHSPWAFDETVDHVVAQLRPLYRQAVQASPRTFINLDMEEYRDLDLTVAVFTRLLDEPALRDLEAGIVLQAYLPDTLATMQHLQEWAARRRAAGGAVIKVRLVKGANLPMEHVESALRDWPLATWGSKQETDTHYKRILDYALDPDRIANVRIGVAGHNLFDVAHAWLLAGRRGVRDGVDVEMLLGMAQGQAEAVRRTVGGLLLYTPVVRAAEFDTAIAYLVRRLEEGASPENFMSAVFDLGSDERLFARERDRFLASLRAVDATVPEPRRRQDRRTDPVDVPPPGFANTSDTDPALECNRAWARDILARAASSELGEELVREHTVTSADAIEGVLASAVDAQPAWAALGGDGRAEVLRRAAAALERHRADLVEVMAAECGKTVDQADPEVSEAVDFARYYAESARLLDRTDGATPVPVRLTVVTPPWNFPVAIPSGSMLAALASGASVVVKPAHQARRCGSLVVAALWEAGVPRNVLQLVHVAESDLGQQLVSDRRVDRLILTGAYETAALFRTFRPDLPLLAETSGKNAIVVAPSADLDLAVKDLVASAFGHAGQKCSAASLAILVGPVTRSRRFRDQLADAVRSLKVGYPTDPTSQVGPVIEPAHGKLLDALTSLETGESWLVAPRRLDETGRLWSPGVKVGVAPGSATHLVEFFGPVLGIMTAGTLDEAIALQNATPYGLTAGLHSLDPDDIARWVDGVDAGNLYVNRGITGAIVRRQPFGGWKRSAVGAGTKAGGPSYLHGLVDWEPARATSGDPIALDQRVFVDAAVAAGVPGDGLAMLERALRSDAQAWRTLFGVGADVTGIPYERNVLRHLPVPVTVRYDGERPLAELVRVVAAGARAGAIVSVSSAVALPAPVRVAFGGARTSIVVERDAAWLARATDLPAGRVRLVGGDAAALMRATGGRPDLAVYGHPVTEAGRVEMLPFVHEQAVSMTAHRFGTLDGLTDHVLPS; from the coding sequence GTGCCCGACGCGACCGCAGCCCTGGCGCACGATCCCGGTCTCGAGGACGAGGTCGAGGCTCTCGTACGGCAGTGGCTCGCGGTCGCGGCGCAGGTGCCGACCGACCGTTCGGCCCAGCAGCTCGCGGACGTCCTGAAGGATCCGGCGGGCCTGCCGTTCGCCGTCGGGTTCGTCGACGGCGTCATCCGGCCGGAGGACGCTCGGGTCGCCGCACGGGCCTTCGCCGAGCACGCACAGGACGTGCCGTCGTTCCTGCCGTGGCACCTGCGCGCGGCGATCCGCGTGGGAGCCGTCGCCGCGCGGGTCGCGCCGGGCCTCGTGATCCCGATGGTCCGCAGGGTCCTGCGCGGCATGGTCGGGCACCTCGTCGTCGACGCCTCCGACCGCCGGCTCGGCCAAGCGATCGCGCGCATCCGCTCGCGCGGCGTCCGGCTCAACCTCAACCTCCTCGGCGAGGCCGTGCTGGGCGAGCGCGAGGCGTCGCGGCGGCTCGACGGGACCGAGCGACTCCTCTCGCGACCCGACGTCGACTACGTGTCGATCAAGGTCTCCGCGACCGTCGCACCCCACTCGCCGTGGGCGTTCGACGAGACGGTCGACCACGTCGTCGCGCAGCTGCGTCCGCTCTATCGGCAGGCGGTGCAGGCGTCGCCGCGCACGTTCATCAACCTCGACATGGAGGAGTACCGCGACCTCGACCTCACCGTCGCGGTCTTCACGCGTCTCCTGGACGAGCCCGCGCTGCGCGACCTCGAGGCCGGCATCGTGCTGCAGGCCTACCTGCCCGACACCCTCGCGACGATGCAGCACCTCCAGGAGTGGGCCGCGCGTCGCCGCGCCGCCGGCGGTGCGGTGATCAAGGTGCGGCTGGTCAAGGGCGCGAACCTTCCGATGGAGCACGTCGAGTCGGCGCTGCGCGACTGGCCGCTCGCGACCTGGGGCTCCAAGCAGGAGACCGACACGCACTACAAGCGGATCCTCGACTACGCCCTCGACCCCGACCGCATCGCGAACGTCCGGATCGGGGTCGCCGGTCACAACCTCTTCGACGTCGCGCACGCGTGGCTGCTCGCCGGGCGGCGCGGGGTCCGCGACGGTGTCGACGTCGAGATGCTCCTCGGGATGGCGCAGGGACAGGCCGAGGCCGTACGCAGGACCGTCGGCGGGCTGCTCCTCTACACCCCGGTGGTGCGGGCGGCGGAGTTCGACACCGCGATCGCCTATCTCGTGCGGCGACTCGAGGAGGGCGCGAGCCCGGAGAACTTCATGTCGGCGGTCTTCGACCTCGGGAGCGACGAGCGGCTGTTCGCACGGGAGCGGGACCGGTTCCTCGCGTCGCTGCGGGCGGTGGACGCGACCGTGCCGGAGCCGCGTCGGCGACAGGACCGCCGTACGGATCCGGTCGACGTGCCGCCGCCGGGCTTCGCCAACACCTCGGACACCGACCCGGCCCTGGAGTGCAACCGCGCCTGGGCGCGGGACATCCTCGCGCGCGCCGCGTCGTCGGAGCTCGGCGAGGAGCTGGTGCGGGAGCACACCGTGACCTCAGCCGACGCGATCGAGGGCGTGCTCGCCTCGGCGGTCGACGCGCAGCCGGCGTGGGCCGCGCTCGGCGGAGACGGGCGGGCCGAGGTGCTGCGCCGTGCCGCGGCCGCGCTCGAACGGCATCGCGCCGACCTCGTCGAGGTGATGGCGGCCGAGTGCGGCAAGACCGTCGACCAGGCCGATCCGGAGGTCTCCGAGGCGGTCGACTTCGCCCGCTACTACGCCGAGTCCGCCAGGCTGCTCGACCGTACCGACGGCGCGACGCCCGTCCCCGTACGCCTCACCGTCGTCACGCCGCCGTGGAACTTCCCGGTCGCGATCCCCTCGGGCTCGATGCTCGCCGCGCTCGCGTCCGGCGCGTCGGTCGTCGTCAAACCCGCCCACCAGGCCCGGCGGTGCGGGTCGCTCGTCGTCGCGGCGCTGTGGGAGGCGGGCGTGCCCCGCAACGTGCTGCAGCTCGTCCACGTCGCCGAGTCCGACCTCGGGCAGCAGCTCGTCTCCGACCGCCGCGTCGACCGGCTGATCCTCACCGGCGCGTACGAGACAGCGGCGCTGTTCCGCACCTTCCGGCCGGACCTGCCGCTGCTAGCCGAGACCAGCGGCAAGAACGCGATCGTCGTCGCGCCGAGCGCGGACCTCGACCTCGCCGTGAAGGACCTCGTCGCGTCGGCGTTCGGGCACGCCGGGCAAAAGTGCTCGGCGGCCTCGCTGGCGATCCTCGTCGGCCCCGTGACGCGGTCGCGACGCTTCCGCGACCAGCTCGCCGATGCCGTACGGTCGCTCAAGGTCGGCTATCCGACCGACCCGACAAGCCAGGTCGGGCCCGTCATCGAACCCGCGCACGGCAAGCTGCTCGACGCGCTCACCTCGCTCGAGACCGGCGAGTCGTGGCTCGTCGCGCCGCGGCGGCTCGACGAGACCGGCCGCCTGTGGTCGCCCGGGGTGAAGGTCGGCGTGGCACCCGGATCGGCGACGCACCTTGTGGAGTTCTTCGGGCCGGTGCTCGGGATCATGACCGCCGGGACGCTGGACGAGGCGATCGCGCTGCAGAACGCGACGCCGTACGGGCTCACCGCCGGGCTCCACTCGCTCGACCCGGACGACATCGCGCGGTGGGTGGACGGCGTCGACGCGGGCAACCTGTACGTGAACCGCGGCATCACCGGCGCGATCGTACGACGGCAGCCGTTCGGCGGGTGGAAACGGTCGGCGGTCGGCGCCGGTACGAAGGCGGGTGGCCCGAGCTATCTCCACGGGCTGGTCGACTGGGAGCCGGCGCGGGCGACGTCGGGCGACCCGATCGCGCTCGATCAGCGGGTGTTCGTCGACGCCGCCGTCGCCGCAGGCGTGCCCGGCGACGGCCTCGCCATGCTCGAGCGGGCGCTGCGCAGCGACGCGCAGGCCTGGCGGACGCTGTTCGGCGTCGGCGCCGACGTCACGGGCATCCCGTACGAGCGCAACGTCCTGAGGCACCTGCCCGTGCCCGTCACCGTGCGGTACGACGGCGAGCGGCCGCTGGCCGAGCTCGTCCGCGTCGTCGCGGCAGGAGCGCGTGCGGGGGCGATCGTCTCGGTGAGCTCGGCCGTCGCGCTGCCTGCCCCGGTACGGGTCGCCTTCGGCGGCGCCCGGACGTCGATCGTCGTGGAGCGGGACGCCGCGTGGCTTGCACGGGCCACGGACCTTCCGGCCGGGCGCGTACGCCTCGTTGGCGGCGACGCGGCTGCGCTGATGCGGGCGACCGGTGGGCGTCCTGACCTCGCGGTGTACGGGCACCCGGTCACGGAGGCGGGGCGGGTCGAGATGCTGCCGTTCGTGCACGAGCAGGCGGTGAGCATGACCGCGCACCGCTTCGGCACCCTCGACGGACTGACGGATCACGTCCTACCGTCGTGA
- a CDS encoding ABC transporter ATP-binding protein, with the protein MSALELKGVTAGYGHAAAVRDLDLSVKAGEVVALLGPNGAGKTTVLLTAVGLLTPTAGEVRAFGRPLSRKVEKSAREGVVLVPDSRAIFHDLTVRENLSLARRHRARDLDTVLDRLPRLAPLVNRRVGLLSGGEQQMLALAKALLARPRVLLVDELSLGLAPLAVQELLPIVRALADESWVAVLLVEQHVDLALSVADRAVVLHHGRVALSGSAAELRADRDAVRKAYFGGDEIEAAAALV; encoded by the coding sequence ATGAGCGCGTTGGAGCTGAAGGGCGTGACCGCGGGGTACGGGCACGCGGCTGCCGTGCGTGACCTCGACCTGTCGGTCAAGGCGGGTGAGGTCGTCGCGCTGCTCGGGCCGAACGGCGCGGGCAAGACCACGGTCCTGCTGACGGCGGTCGGTCTGCTGACCCCGACTGCCGGCGAGGTGCGGGCGTTCGGGCGTCCCCTCTCCCGGAAGGTCGAGAAGAGCGCGCGCGAAGGCGTCGTTCTCGTCCCCGACAGCCGTGCGATCTTTCACGACCTCACCGTCCGCGAGAACCTCTCGCTGGCGCGGCGGCACCGCGCCCGTGACCTCGACACCGTGCTGGACCGGCTTCCGCGGCTGGCGCCTCTGGTCAATCGCCGCGTCGGGCTGCTCTCGGGCGGTGAGCAGCAGATGCTCGCGCTGGCGAAGGCCCTCCTCGCGCGCCCGCGCGTGCTGCTCGTCGACGAGCTGAGCCTGGGGCTGGCGCCGCTCGCGGTCCAAGAGCTGCTCCCGATCGTCCGCGCGCTCGCCGACGAGTCGTGGGTCGCGGTCCTGCTCGTGGAGCAGCACGTCGACCTCGCACTGTCGGTAGCCGACCGTGCCGTCGTCCTCCACCACGGCCGGGTGGCGCTCTCCGGCAGCGCCGCCGAGCTACGTGCCGACCGCGACGCCGTGCGCAAGGCGTACTTCGGCGGTGACGAGATCGAGGCGGCAGCCGCCCTCGTGTGA
- a CDS encoding ABC transporter ATP-binding protein: MPTADAVPARPDPLFEVRDLTVRYGGVVANDSVDLTISRGEVVGLIGPNGAGKTSLVDAVTGFTPSVGEVLLDGRRLDSLPPHRRRRAGLARTWQAGELFADLTVADNIAVATQRRGWRGLLADVLGRSARGGTDPTLEMLGLADDTGRLPDQLSLGRQRLVGVARALAGDSSVVLLDEPAAGLDTDESEAFGEVVRTMAATGRAVLLIDHDMNLVLNVCDRVYVLDFGRVIACGPPDEIRSDAAVVAAYLGEEPAA; this comes from the coding sequence GTGCCCACCGCTGACGCCGTACCGGCCCGCCCGGACCCGCTGTTCGAGGTCCGCGACCTGACCGTCCGTTACGGCGGCGTCGTGGCGAACGACAGCGTCGACCTCACGATCTCCCGCGGCGAGGTCGTCGGCCTGATCGGTCCGAACGGCGCCGGCAAGACCTCGCTGGTCGACGCCGTCACCGGTTTCACCCCGTCGGTGGGCGAGGTGCTCCTCGACGGCCGCCGGCTCGACTCCCTCCCTCCGCACCGACGGCGCCGCGCCGGGCTCGCCCGTACGTGGCAGGCCGGTGAGCTGTTCGCCGACCTCACCGTCGCGGACAACATCGCCGTCGCCACGCAGCGCCGGGGGTGGCGCGGGCTGCTCGCCGACGTCCTCGGCAGGTCGGCCCGGGGCGGCACCGACCCGACGCTCGAGATGCTCGGACTCGCAGACGACACGGGCCGCCTCCCCGACCAGCTCAGCCTGGGCCGTCAACGACTCGTCGGTGTCGCGCGTGCGCTGGCCGGCGACAGCAGCGTCGTCCTCCTCGACGAGCCCGCGGCCGGTCTCGACACCGACGAGAGCGAGGCGTTCGGCGAGGTCGTGCGCACGATGGCCGCGACCGGACGCGCGGTGCTCCTCATCGACCACGACATGAACCTCGTGCTCAACGTCTGCGACCGCGTGTACGTGCTCGACTTCGGACGCGTCATCGCGTGCGGACCCCCTGACGAGATCCGCAGCGACGCCGCCGTCGTGGCGGCCTACCTGGGAGAGGAGCCGGCGGCATGA
- a CDS encoding GlxA family transcriptional regulator yields MPERTVVVVAYENAELLDIACITTPLMMANMIGALEVPYSTRVVSPGGLPVVCGSGLTLAADGALEHVATPIDTVIVSGGTGHERAAESMLVRDHVRRLAGAARRTASVCTGATILAAADLLDGRRATTHWQYAARLARHHPNVTVDPDPIFIRDGAISTAAGVTSALDLTLAFIEEDHGPELARATSRYLVTYLQRPGSQSQMSIHTAAPTTENTIVRSVTDHVTADLAAPADTAALADVAGVSVRHLGRVFAAEVGATPAQYVRTVRLEAAAHLLEGTPEPLATIARQCGFRSAEAMRQAFVRQYGTTPSAYRSRARRRTAADDDVVRPVID; encoded by the coding sequence ATGCCGGAACGGACCGTCGTCGTCGTCGCGTACGAGAACGCCGAGCTGCTCGACATCGCCTGCATCACCACCCCGCTGATGATGGCGAACATGATCGGAGCGCTCGAGGTCCCGTACAGCACGCGCGTCGTCTCGCCCGGCGGGCTCCCCGTCGTGTGCGGGTCGGGCCTCACCCTCGCCGCCGACGGCGCGCTCGAGCACGTTGCGACGCCGATCGACACGGTCATCGTCTCCGGCGGCACCGGTCACGAGCGCGCCGCGGAGAGCATGCTGGTCCGCGACCACGTACGCCGTCTCGCCGGCGCGGCCCGCCGTACGGCCTCGGTCTGCACAGGGGCCACGATCCTGGCCGCGGCCGACCTCCTCGACGGGCGGCGCGCGACCACACACTGGCAGTACGCGGCGCGGCTGGCTCGCCATCACCCGAATGTCACCGTCGATCCTGATCCGATCTTCATCCGCGACGGCGCGATCTCGACCGCCGCCGGCGTCACGAGCGCGCTCGACCTGACGCTGGCGTTCATCGAGGAGGACCACGGGCCGGAGCTCGCGCGTGCGACGTCGCGCTACCTCGTCACCTACCTCCAGCGGCCGGGGAGCCAGTCGCAGATGAGCATCCACACCGCAGCACCCACGACGGAGAACACCATCGTCCGCAGCGTGACCGACCACGTGACCGCCGATCTCGCCGCTCCGGCAGACACCGCCGCCCTCGCGGACGTCGCCGGTGTGAGCGTGCGTCACCTCGGCCGAGTCTTCGCCGCCGAGGTCGGAGCCACGCCAGCGCAGTACGTCCGGACCGTGCGTCTCGAAGCGGCCGCCCATCTGCTTGAGGGAACCCCCGAACCGCTCGCGACCATCGCACGCCAGTGCGGGTTCAGGTCGGCCGAGGCGATGCGCCAGGCGTTCGTGCGCCAGTACGGCACGACGCCGTCCGCGTACCGGTCGCGCGCGCGACGTCGTACCGCTGCTGACGATGATGTCGTGCGCCCAGTCATCGACTAG
- a CDS encoding ornithine cyclodeaminase, which translates to MTTVSFVDVGSMSRWIGEKGAERIIGEMVTALEGDFRRWPQFDKSPRHAVHTRDGVMELMPTSDGDEYGFKYVNGHPSNPLRGFQTVTAFGVLAQVHNGYPTFMAEMTLLTALRTAATSAMAAKWLARPDSSTMAMIGTGSQAEFQALGFRAVLGIDRLRVFDTDPEAMYKLVRNLEPLGFEITVATSAADAVRGADVITTCTADKTNATVLRDVDVAPGVHVNAIGGDCPGKTELDQAILGRASVFVEYPEQTRVEGEIQAFGPEFAVTELWAVIAGEAAGRTSREEVTVFDSVGFAIEDFVALRFVRDAVRGTSYEAMLDLVAEPADPKDLFAMVTPAPTPALVAH; encoded by the coding sequence ATGACGACAGTCTCCTTCGTGGACGTGGGAAGCATGAGCCGCTGGATCGGCGAAAAGGGAGCCGAGCGCATCATCGGTGAGATGGTGACGGCGCTCGAGGGCGACTTCCGCCGGTGGCCGCAGTTCGACAAGTCGCCGCGTCACGCCGTGCACACGCGCGACGGCGTGATGGAGCTGATGCCGACCAGCGACGGCGACGAGTACGGGTTCAAGTACGTCAACGGCCATCCGTCCAACCCGCTGCGTGGCTTCCAGACCGTCACCGCGTTCGGCGTCCTCGCCCAGGTGCACAACGGCTACCCGACCTTCATGGCGGAGATGACGCTGCTCACCGCCCTCCGTACGGCGGCGACGTCGGCGATGGCCGCGAAGTGGCTGGCCCGCCCCGACTCCTCGACGATGGCGATGATCGGGACCGGGTCGCAGGCGGAGTTCCAGGCGCTCGGCTTCCGCGCCGTCCTCGGCATCGATCGGCTGCGGGTCTTCGACACCGACCCCGAGGCGATGTACAAGCTCGTCCGCAACCTCGAGCCGCTCGGCTTCGAGATCACCGTCGCCACCAGCGCCGCCGACGCCGTACGCGGTGCCGACGTGATCACGACCTGCACCGCCGACAAGACCAACGCGACCGTCCTACGCGACGTCGACGTCGCTCCCGGCGTGCACGTCAACGCGATCGGCGGCGACTGCCCCGGCAAGACCGAGCTCGACCAGGCGATCCTGGGGCGGGCGTCGGTCTTCGTCGAGTACCCCGAGCAGACCCGCGTCGAGGGCGAGATCCAGGCGTTCGGACCAGAGTTTGCGGTGACCGAGCTGTGGGCGGTGATCGCGGGCGAGGCCGCGGGCCGTACGTCGCGCGAGGAGGTCACGGTGTTCGACTCGGTCGGCTTCGCGATCGAGGACTTCGTCGCGCTCCGCTTCGTCCGCGACGCCGTGCGCGGCACCTCGTACGAGGCCATGCTCGACCTGGTCGCCGAGCCCGCTGACCCGAAGGACCTGTTCGCGATGGTGACGCCGGCACCCACGCCGGCCCTGGTGGCGCACTGA